The genomic region ATGCGATAGAACATTGTGAATACACTTTAAGAATTATTAAAGATAGTATAgagttacatatatatcaattatataaaaatgaagaattattttatgtaaaagtATGCACAAACATACATCATATATGCAAAATGGCTATTAACGAGGAAAAAACTAGACTCAGTAGTTACACAAAAGTTAAATTTATCTATGAACTGTACTCCAAATACTTAACAGAGGAGGTAAACATATGTTACTTTCACGTTTGCATGTACATgttaagaatataaaaataagtaaaaaggTCAAACATGGTACacgcttatatatatatatatatatatatatatatttatatattcatatccTCACgtttaacaattttattttatgttatcaATACAGTATTTTCACTAATACAACAAATCAAGTAGCTCTTAGATGTACCATTTCTTCTTAATATTTCAAGAATATAATCAGTTTCTTTGATGTCTATTTTGATGTGTCTGTTTTTACTTCAGCTTGTGCTTACATTATTATGCTTCCCATTTGCGGCTCTCTCACCACACAcatatgaatacatataatacatacatacatacatacatacatataatacataaatacatacatatatatatatatataatacaaatgtgtatatatatatgaatatatatattttttcataccctataaaattatactatatCGCAGGAGGGCTTCAGTACCACGACCAAAGGTCTtccttataaaataatagatgCATCTAGCAAGGATAATTCAAAACTGAAGAAAAGTAACTATGCTTTAATTCAATCCGAAATAAAGATAATGCACCAAAACTATTCgtataataatttcaaaaataataatttcagattaattaaaataaataaggtAATAGAAAATTAAAGAGTCCATACATATGAAAAATCAGCAATTGgtgtataaattttattatttttttttttttccattatattTCTCTAATATCAGTTGGAAGATAAAGTTATGGAGTTATTTCTGATGATGAGAGAGAAGGACGTgttcattttcctttttaccAATGATCATTCTGGTGAAGGTAcgaacatattttattaacatatactatatataaatatttattatgcgGGTGttcctatatatatgtacatgggTGTATGCACGTGGGTATATTCACGTGGGTATATGCACGTGGGCACATGTACGTAGGCACATGCACGTAGGCACATGTACGTGGGCACATGCACGTGggtacatacacatatgtaaaCTCATTTGgaaagaaaaagcaaaatacaTCTCCAAAAACAAATCAAAATATGCATTaacttcttttctttttaaaggGCGTTCTCCCAATGATTCCATCCTTgagataaaaattaaaatacacAAAGCATCAGACTATATGGACGATGTTGTAAAGGggacatataaaaatactctaattaatgatgataattttttattatataaatattcatgcTCGCAAACTAGAAAATGTTGAtaatggggaaaaaaaaaaaaaaaaaaaaaaaaaaaggaggttATGATATAAATACTCCCATTGAATACTTTTAAaacttcaaaaaattatgtaattatgGACTCCTTCCTTTTCccatttttgctttattttcttttattttatatttttttagttataaCTGTTTTAgtcattaatatttaaaaattcatttaaacGTGTAACAATTCTTCTTTCCAAGTCGTTATACAAATTATCAACCTAAAAGGGGGAAAATATGTACCCATATaagtacatgtatacatacttacatgcatacgtacatatatatatatatatatatatatatatatatatattacacttttgttagtttttcttttttcccctttaatttcccatttttatctttttctttttttttttttcattttagaCGAATTTAACGAATTTCGACAGGTCATCGTGTTTTCACGCAACTCTCTTTTAATGAATCCATATGTGTGTAAGTGCATGTGATTGGTTCTACGTATAAACGTAGGTGTCAACTTCtgtgaatatatacatatgttttaTGTCGTGCATTTATTTTCGCCGCTTACTCTTCTTATCAACTTGTCCTTGGTGAAACCCTTTTCGATTGTTTCCCTTTTGCTAATGTCTTTTCCTATCATTGGGTGTTCTTCATCATTGATAACAATGCTTCTTACATccttcaaaaattttttcatatttgtatCCTTCTTGTTATAAGTCTCTATTTCAAAAACATCaggtttatttttaatgtcgtatttatcaaaatatgTCTGCAATTCTTTAAAGAAAACTTCCTCTCCTTGTTCACTTGGATGTAAGTGGTTTATGCTTCCGACCGTCACTGCACGTAAAGGGAAGCGCTATTATAGGTTAGTAGCTCATGCATAAGAGCACTGTGCGCATTTCAGAACACACGcccacacatacacatatacccacacatacacatatacccacacatacacatatacccacacatatacatatacccacacatatacatatacccacacatatacatatacccacacatacacatatacccacacatacacatatacccACACACACGCACGAacttatatacaaatacatatatgcgttTCGCGCTATGTATGTACGCGCCGCTCTATACACGTACGTCTAAGTAGCTCTTTCGTAGTATCGACACCAGTGGAAGTGTTCAAATCACAGAGAACATTGTCGTCGTCAAAATATGTTGTAGGGGTTGCTTCAAAGTCAGGAAAGTCATTAGGATAGGattcaaattttattttataagttggacgaaaaataaaattataaaaagaaaaatttctaaaaaatgtatttaatgaatattttattaacatctTTAGAGAGGagtaagaaaatatttttacataatgaGGTGGCCTGTTAATGGAATGCTTGAAcatgatatttttaaaatctaAAAAAAGGTTTATCATGCTTTCAGAACCACttacaaatttaaaaaacatatatttttttatggatAAATATGTGGATATCTCAACAATTGAAACATTTTTCTTAACacaataaagtaaaatattgtaaaaaaaatcgcatattatttttttcattttttttttttgcccttCATTGGGGTTGTATAATGAATATTCTTTAATGTTGTCTATTATGTCGGtagtacttttttttaattttttcttttcagtGTTTAACCCAGGCGGTAAAAAATCATCAATGCATACTTTTACTTTGTATTTTTCTCCTATTTTCATCTCTtgtgatatattaaatgttatctttaatttttcaagaagtagttttttttgattcttcttattattcataattataattttccgCATATCCTTCTCACTTATATCAGTGcaggtaaaaaatattgtattaatattttctcttCCATCCTGTAGTCTCATTTAattgaaaagtaaaaaatggtaaattcaaaaaatggTTCGAAAGGGGGTTACAGGGCTAGTGGATAGATGTCCTTAAGAAAGGGGCAACATAACAAGTCTACGATGCCACCGCTACTAAAACTTGCGGACTCTTCCACCTCTCACTTCAGTAATTCGAAAAATGTATCCACTTTGGAATATTGCACATACATAAAAGCTTATACACATACGCACACAAGTATGGCGCTTtgttataaatgtattaaattaaaaaaaaaattatatctctacatgtatacatatgcgcAGGATGTACATGTGCTGGCTTTCCCGTTGAGacaaaatttttgaaaactTGAACagtcataaaaaaaataagcgtAATCGCAGCAGCGCCTATATTTTATAGCACTTTTCAGAGAAAGAAGAAACATAATGCCTACCTAAACTACAAACCTTTTTTTGCCTTCTTTAAATTgttatcataataaaaaatatattcgaTGTAAGGAATTcaaatattatacttatCTTTTTAAAAGGAACAACTATGGAGTTATGTTTTCAAATGTCAAAACGGAAGTGCCGCTGTAAGGGGCCTTTGGGGAAATGAATGAGCAAAATTGCATAAAACcacatgcatatatgcaaatatgcTTATACGCACATATGTCCATACGCACATATGCacattatgtacatattaatattgcGTACTTCCGGGTACACATCATCCTTTGctatataatgtttttccTTCCAAAAGGGGTAGCTATAAAATtgcatttaattaaaaataaagggcAAATAGGACACCGGAAAATGTACAAACTAATTATGTGTTCATGTGtgcatttttaaatgttcGAGGGagtaaggaaaaaaaaaaaaataagacaaaactaatattatgtaaaaaaattaatacatacatacatatatatatgtatataaagaCCATTAGGAGCCAAATAACgtgaaaatgaaatatttgcaaaaataaatggGTTAAAATGGGCTTCAAactgataaaaaaaaaaaaaaaaaaaaaaaacgatgttttaaaaaatatttgactTTAGCACAAATTTACATTCGAGGTGGACATATACGGAGAAGAGATAGAGCGTAAGTTTGGTATATtcaagaaatattaaaaatttataaaattatgcaaAATTACATAAAGTTTGGCTAAATGCAAATGTCAATGAAACCCTAGGGGCATATACATGTTCAAACGCGCAAATGAATTTcacttatatatgtgtagATTTTGTACTATTTACTGCAtgcaaaaatacaaaatattcaaaaaaacgaaaaaagtTTATTGAGGCTTCCATTCAGGagataaatatgtacataggCTTTTGAGTGAACCAGAAAAAAAGGGGGATTCAACGCATTGTTCTTACACATCAGAAAATTATCAAATTtaaaatgcatttttttttcttttttttttttattctgtatgcacttcttttttatacattgTTGTAATTCACAgcatacattatatatactactTTTCTATACGCTTTTGATAAAACAGTGAGACATGCACAATTTAAGGCCCACCATGGTACACCCtctattttcattattatatttcattcttccttttttcgaaaaatgttatataataatatggcAAACATTTTGCAATAATACGACGATGGTTTTATAACACAATATGTTAGATCATGCAGTTCCACCTCTTTTGACAAATCAACCACTTCCTTTTTTGATCCTCCCCTTTACTCTAAAAAATTCCTGAACAGTTCATTCATAATCATCATTATACGCATAATTATTCTGCACGCCATTCATACCATAAGTATTATTTCCTCTTTCCATATATCcttcattttcttcattatacTCAATACTGTTATATCTCTCTCCTGCATCATCAACATAGGCTTCATATTCCCTCCCCCGATTTCCTTCCTCATATTCCCTCCCCCGATTTCCTTCTTCATATTCTCTCCCTAGATCTCCCCCTTCCCAGTCTCTCCCCTGATCTCTTTCCCTATGTTTGTTCCTATCCCGATGTCCATCTTTATCTCTAACGCGATCTCTATCCCGATCTCTATCTCTATCCCGATCTCTATCTCTATCCCGATCTCTATCTCTATCCCGATCTCTATCTCTATCCCGATCTCTATCTCTATCCCGATCTCTGTGTCTATCCCTTTCCTTACTACTCCTGTCCCTCTTTCGATGCTTATGACGGTGCCTATCGCGTGAGTCGCTCCTCCTGCTCCTATGCCTGTGGTCTCTCTTCGAGCTTCTTCTGTCATCCTCCTTTCGATGTTTAGGATTTTTGAGTGCACTATTCACATTACTGTTGTTATCACCACCACCATCGTTATCACCATTACCACCATCATCGTCGTCGTTCCTCTCATTATATAAAGgtacatttttatacatatcttcccctttttttttgtcatttctatatttatctttattaattaatacaCTCCAATTAATATTATGAGAAACCT from Plasmodium malariae genome assembly, chromosome: 11 harbors:
- the PmUG01_11018900 gene encoding conserved Plasmodium protein, unknown function; translated protein: MTHRFNKMNSMIKGFLLYCTLLFSYSFFVRFCNIINCINVGKDYFTDLLKIGIFDNSTRKIKKEIYENINKTHNTYSACKTCIKLVQLLTRIIKKKKETYVDIAIEDTLELNLCNSELWKKYFNYDELLYNEYAIEHCEYTLRIIKDSIELHIYQLYKNEELFYVKVCTNIHHICKMAINEEKTRLSSYTKVKFIYELYSKYLTEEEGFSTTTKGLPYKIIDASSKDNSKLKKSNYALIQSEIKIMHQNYSYNNFKNNNFRLIKINKLEDKVMELFLMMREKDVFIFLFTNDHSGEGRSPNDSILEIKIKIHKASDYMDDVVKGTYKNTLINDDNFLLYKYSCSQTRKC
- the PmUG01_11019000 gene encoding conserved Plasmodium protein, unknown function — protein: MRLQDGRENINTIFFTCTDISEKDMRKIIIMNNKKNQKKLLLEKLKITFNISQEMKIGEKYKVKVCIDDFLPPGLNTEKKKLKKSTTDIIDNIKEYSLYNPNEGQKKKMKKIICDFFYNILLYCVKKNVSIVEISTYLSIKKYMFFKFVSGSESMINLFLDFKNIMFKHSINRPPHYVKIFSYSSLKMLIKYSLNTFFRNFSFYNFIFRPTYKIKFESYPNDFPDFEATPTTYFDDDNVLCDLNTSTGVDTTKELLRLTVGSINHLHPSEQGEEVFFKELQTYFDKYDIKNKPDVFEIETYNKKDTNMKKFLKDVRSIVINDEEHPMIGKDISKRETIEKGFTKDKLIRRVSGENKCTT
- the PmUG01_11019100 gene encoding U1 small nuclear ribonucleoprotein, putative is translated as MSAIGMPAHILILFQARPLLNFYKPVKKKKPKEYSGVANYLNYFEDKEPPPKIKLENTKERRERKKKEKITYNELLLKEKRKEYDPFKYEDLTSDPKKTLFIGRLSYEVNEKKLKKEFENYGKIRKVKIIYDKNFKPRGYAFIEFEHTKSLNDAYKLADGKKIDNRRILVDIERARTVKNWIPRRLGGGKGPARGSDDRKKVSHNINWSVLINKDKYRNDKKKGEDMYKNVPLYNERNDDDDGGNGDNDGGGDNNSNVNSALKNPKHRKEDDRRSSKRDHRHRSRRSDSRDRHRHKHRKRDRSSKERDRHRDRDRDRDRDRDRDRDRDRDRDRDRDRDRDRDRDRDRVRDKDGHRDRNKHRERDQGRDWEGGDLGREYEEGNRGREYEEGNRGREYEAYVDDAGERYNSIEYNEENEGYMERGNNTYGMNGVQNNYAYNDDYE